Within the Pseudomonas oryzae genome, the region CGTGCCCAAGCGGGTGTGCCGCTTCTTCGAGTTCTACAAGGCGCCGGAGCTGATCGCCCTGGGCCGGCAGATCGCCAGCGACTCGCTGGACAAGTACGAACTGCATCACCGCTGAAACGACAGCGGCGGGAGGCTTGCGCCTTCCCGCCGCGTGCCGGCCGGCGGAGCCAACCGGTCATTCGCTCGCGCTGGCGTCCATCCCCTGCTCCGCCTCCAGAACCGCATCCGCCTCCGGCTCGAGCAGCCCGCGCATCTCGACCGGCTCTTCGCCGAGGCCGCCCATGCCGCCCGCCTCCGCCGCGCCCGACATCAGGCCCATGGCCTGCGGCGGCGCCATGGCCATCAGCAGGCCGGCGAACTCCTCGACCGGCATGACCTGGCCATTGAAATCGACCTGGCCGTCGGCGTAGCTCAGGCTGGTGACGATGTTGTCGCCCTCCACCCGGCCCACCTGCATCGAGGTAGCCATCATCCCGGCCATTTCCGCCGCCTCGGCGGCCTGACGGGCCACGGCGACGGGGTCGGCCTGCGGCTCGAGGGACGCCTGGTAGGTGATCAGGTCGCGGATCATCGGCTTGGCCAGCACCAGACGTGCATCCAGCCGGCTGACGAACTGGCGGGCCAGCTCCGGCGGCGGCAGCTCGAAGGACTGCGGCCTGGCCAGGTCGAAACGCAGGTTGAAGCTGCTCTCGCCGTTGGCGGTCTTCAGCGACAGGCGATCCAGCGACAGGCTCGGCTTGCCGGCGAGCAGCGCCTCGAGGCTCTGGCGCAGACGGGCCTCGTCGGTGTCCGCCAGCGCCGCGCTCGCCTCCGCCGTCTCGAGGCGGGCGAGGAACTCCTTGTACCAGCCCTCCAGCTGCTGCAAAGCCGCCACGTCGAGGTTGGCCACGCTCATCCCCAGCCGCACCGAACCCAGCGGCTTGCCGGCGTAGCTGAGCGCGCCGACCGTGTAGTCGACGCTGCCGCCCAGGCTCTGCCCGCGCTCCTCGATCCGGTCGGTCTGCACGAAATCCTGCATCAGCAGCGCCGGCTGATCCTCGGCGAGCACCTCGGCCCTGGCCAACGCCAGGCGACTGCCGCCCACGTAGAAGCCCGAGGCGCCCAAGCGGTGATCGGTGCTCAGGGTCAGACCGGACAGGCGGATCTGCACCGCGCCCTCGGGACGGGCCAACTCGAAGCTCAGGTTGTCCATGCCGCCGTTCAGGCGCACGCTGGCGGCTTGCGCGCCCAGCGCCACGTCCAGGTCGAGGCCGGAAAAGCGCATGTTGCCCTCGGCGGAGGCGACCTCCAGCGGCTGCAGCCTGATCCGGCCGGTGACGCTCTCGTCGTAGCCCAGAGCCAGCGTGCCGGTCAGCGGTGCCGCGCCGCCGCTGCTGGTGAACCACGGCAGCACGGCGTCGGTCAGTTCCAGATTGAAGCGGCTGGCGGCCATCACCGGCTGGAACTGCATGGCCTGCAGGCGCGACAGCGGCAGCGGACCGTGTTCGATGCGGTCGCTGAACAGCAGCTCGACCGGTGTACCGTCGTCGGACAGTGCATCCCCCAGATTGATCCGGTAGCGGGCCGTGCTGGAGAAGATGCCGCGCTCGAGCGACAGCAGCTCCATGCTGGCTCCCGCGCCGGGCAGCGCCTCGCGCAACTGTGCGTTGCTCTGGCTGATCGAGGCCTGCAAGGTGCCTTCCAGCTGGGTGCCGGTGTACCAGGGGGCGATCACGCCCAGCGCGCCCGCCGCGATCAGCAGGCCAAGGGCAATTCCTGTCTTGTGCATTTCGACTCTTCCGTTGAGTGAGGTAGAAAGGGCGCCGCGGGGCCTCAGCCGGCATCTCTGGAATGCGGCGAATGTCGCTGGGGCGGCTGGTTGGCGAGCCAGTCGCCGATCAGGCTGTAGGCCACCGCCAACAGGGTCGGGCCGAGGAACAGGCCCATGAAGCCGAAGGCGAGAATGCCGCCGAACACGCCGAGCAGCACCACCACCAGCGGCAGGTTGCCTCCTCGACTGATCAGGTAAGGCTTGAGCACGTTGTCCACGCCACTGATCACCAGCAGCCCCCAGACCGCGAGGAACAGCCCCATGCCGTACTGGCCCTGCCAGAACAGCCAGGCGCTGGCCGGCATCCACACCAGCGGCGGCCCCATGGGAATCAGGCTGAGGACGAAGGTCAGGATGCCCAGCACCAGCGCACCGGGCACCCCGGCGATGAGCAGGCCGATGAAGGCCAGCAGTGCCTGGGCCGCCGCCGTGCCGATCACCCCGTTGACCACCCGCTGCACGGTGCCGGCGACCAGCTCGAGGTAGTGATCGGCCCGCCCGTGCATCAGCCGCTCCAGCAGCTGCCGGGCGTAGTCGGCCAGCCGCGGGCCATCGCGATAGAAGAAGAACACCAGCACCAGACTCAGGGCCAGTTCGAGCACGCCACCACCGATCTGCGCGCTGCGCGCCAGCAGCCAGTTGCCGACCTCGCCCATGTACGGCTTGAGAGTGGCGAACAGGGCCGCGCCCTGCACGTCCACGGTATTCCACAGCTCCAGCAGTTGCTCGCCGAACAGCGGCAGTTCGCCCAGCCAGGTCGGTGGATCGGGCAGACCGTCGACCTGCAGGTCACGCAGCAGGTCGAGGGTGTTGCGCACGCGGTCGGCCAGGTTGAAACCGAGCCAGGTCAGCGGCACCGCCACCAGCAACATCCAGCCGAGGGTCAGGATACCGGCCGCCGCCGACACCCGGCCACGCAGCAGGTAGGTGAGGCCACGCATCAGCGGCCAGCTGGCGAAGGCCAGTACCGCAGCCCAGAACAACGCCGACCAGAACGGCGCCAGCACCCACAGGCAGGCACCGAGCAGGCCCAGCATGAGGATCTGTACCAGCAAACGGTCGTGCTCGATCATCGGGCCATCCCTAGCGAACTGGCGACAGTGCAAAGCGGAAGAACGGTCGTCGGCATCAACGCAGCCGCTCCAGGCGCAGAGCTGGCGCCTCGGCCGCCGCACTTTCCAGGCGGGCCGCGCGGGTACCGCGCTCGATCAGCGCCTCGCGCCAGGCCGGCGCATCCTGGCCGCTCAGCTGCACACGCAGACCGGTATCCAGACGCAGGACCTTGGCCAGCAAGGCCAGCCAGGGATCGTCCGGCTCGCTGGGCAACCCGCTCAGGGTGAGCTCGCCGACATCCTTGAGCTGGCGCAGCAGGGTTTCCGCGTTGGGCAGGTGCTCGCCCAGCGGCGCCGCCGACTCCAGCAGCTCGACATGCAGGTAGGCGCGACGGGTGCCGCGGGTAACCGCGTAGAGCGCCACCAGGCTGTCCTGGCGCGGGGCGGCAAGCTGCAGGAGCAGGTAGGCCTGCTGCTCGTCCGGTCCGTAGAGTCGGGCGTTGCCGAACACGTTGTTGGCCCACAGGCTGCTGGCACCGCACTCGCGGCCCTCGCACCAGTGCAGGGCCCGTGCGCCCTGTTCCAGCAGGGTGGCGCGCACCTGGGCGAAGGCCTCGCCGCTGCCGTGACCCGGGGAGAGCTCGTAGGTCAGTGCGGTGAGCCGGCCGACGGCGTCGATCTCGGCATCCACGCGCAGGCGGCCGCTGATGCGGCGCAAGGCGCTCTGCGGATAGAGGCGCTCGACACTGTCCTGTACCCGGTAGTCGACGATCTCCGCACGCGCCGGGCGCGGCAGGATGTCCAGATCCGCGCTACCCGGCACTTCGGCGTGGGCGGGCAGCATGGCCAGGGCCGCCAGGCCAAGGACGGCGGCCGCGCCTCGGCGCAGGATGTTCGGCGGGCGGGCGGGGGACCGTGGCGAGCGGAAGCGCGCGCGGTACAACTCGATCATGCGGATTCTCCGTGCAATGACGTCCAGCCTCGGCAGTTGCCGGGAGCAAGTCAAGGTGCCGCGAACAAGGCTTTGAAACAGTCTGCAACGGCGGCGGCGCCGTGCTCGTCGTCCAGGTGCAGATGGTGCCCGCCGGGCAGTCGATGCAGGGTGATCGGCAGGCTCTCCAGCACGGCCATCCAATGGGCATCGCGGATCGGCAGACCCTGCTCGGCCAGCACCAGGCTGGTCGGGCAGCGCAGCGCACGCGCGAAGGCCTCGGCCTGGGCCGGACTCAGGCGCAGCGGCGAAGGCAGGGTCAGCCGCGGGTCGGTACGCCAGGTGTATCCGCCGGCGTGTGGCACCAGGCCGCGACCGGCGAGCAGCTCGGCCGCCTCCAGGCTGAGCGGGTAGCCGCCGCGCAGACGGGCCTCCACGGCCCGTTCGGCACTGGCGTAGACCGGCTTGCGCTTGCGCCCCGCGGCCAGCTGGGCGGTCAGCGCCTCGCCGAGCTTGGCCGGCGCCAGTTCGGGCTCGTGGGTCAGCGGGAACAGGCCGTCGATCAGTGCCAGACGCGACACCCGTTCGGGCAGGGCGGCGGCCAGCAGCGTCGCGACTATGGCGCCCAGCGAGTGGCCAAGCAGGGCGAAGCGTTGCCAGCCCAGCTCCTCGGCCACCAGCAGGGCGTCCAGAGCGTAGTCCCACAGCTGGTAGCCGGCGCCCGCGGCGCGGTGGCCGGAATGACCATGCCCGGCCAGGTCGAGGGCGACGATGCGCAGGCCGGGCAGCCTGGGCGCCAGGCGGGCGAAGCTCATCGCGTTATCCAGCCAGCCATGCAGGGCCAGCACCGGCTGACCGTCCTCGGGACCATAGAGGTGGGCGGCCAGCTCGATGTGCGGCAGATTGAAACGGACTTCCTCGACCTGAACGCTCATCTGGGATCAGTGGCTCGGCGGATGATGCAGGGCGCGCAGGTCCATCAGCCCGGCGAGCGGCATCTCCCCCTCGAGCAGCGCCAGGGTCGCGGTGTTGAACACCACCGGCTGCTGCAGATGACCATGGACCAGCAAGCCGGCCAGCGCCCCCAGCAGCGGCTGGTGGCTGACCACCAGCAGATTGCGCTCGCGCCGCTCGGCCAGCACGCGCAGGGCCTCGCGCGGATCGTCGTCGGGGGTGATGCCGTCGAGGGTGATCAGTGCCGCCGCACGCCCCAGCGCCCCGTGCACCAGGTCGGCGGTCTGCTGCGCGCGCACGTAGGGGCTGACCAGGATGGCATCCAGCTCCTCGCCGAGCAGATGCCCGGCGGCATGCAGGGCCTCCTGGCGGCCGCGCTCGGTCAGCTCGCGCAGGTGATCCCCGGTGTGTACGTAGGGGCCGGCCTGACCATGGCGCAACAGCCACAACCTCACTTCTTGGGCTCCGCCGGGGTATCCGGACCGGCCTCGGGCTTGCTCGTGCCCTCGGGGGCCGGCGCGGCATCGGGCTGCGGCGCTGCGACCGGCGGCTCGGCAGCAGGAGCGCTGGCGGTGGCATCAGGCGTGCCGGACGGCGTGTCCTCGACCGCAGACTCGTCGCGCGGCGCGGCCGGCTCCGGCGGGCGCACGTCGGCGGCGCTCACGGCCGCAGCCCCCTCCCCCTGCGGCTCGCGCGGGGTCGGCCAGTCGGAGAACGGCCAGGGCTTCTCGTCGCTGTGGAAACTGCCGAAGCGGCCGATCTGCGCCAGGTACTGGCTCAGGCTGTCGCCGAAGTTCATCACGTCGACATGCGGCCGGCCCTTGAACAGGCGATAGACCAGCTGCACCAGCACCACGGCCAGC harbors:
- a CDS encoding YdgA family protein, with translation MHKTGIALGLLIAAGALGVIAPWYTGTQLEGTLQASISQSNAQLREALPGAGASMELLSLERGIFSSTARYRINLGDALSDDGTPVELLFSDRIEHGPLPLSRLQAMQFQPVMAASRFNLELTDAVLPWFTSSGGAAPLTGTLALGYDESVTGRIRLQPLEVASAEGNMRFSGLDLDVALGAQAASVRLNGGMDNLSFELARPEGAVQIRLSGLTLSTDHRLGASGFYVGGSRLALARAEVLAEDQPALLMQDFVQTDRIEERGQSLGGSVDYTVGALSYAGKPLGSVRLGMSVANLDVAALQQLEGWYKEFLARLETAEASAALADTDEARLRQSLEALLAGKPSLSLDRLSLKTANGESSFNLRFDLARPQSFELPPPELARQFVSRLDARLVLAKPMIRDLITYQASLEPQADPVAVARQAAEAAEMAGMMATSMQVGRVEGDNIVTSLSYADGQVDFNGQVMPVEEFAGLLMAMAPPQAMGLMSGAAEAGGMGGLGEEPVEMRGLLEPEADAVLEAEQGMDASASE
- a CDS encoding AI-2E family transporter; translation: MIEHDRLLVQILMLGLLGACLWVLAPFWSALFWAAVLAFASWPLMRGLTYLLRGRVSAAAGILTLGWMLLVAVPLTWLGFNLADRVRNTLDLLRDLQVDGLPDPPTWLGELPLFGEQLLELWNTVDVQGAALFATLKPYMGEVGNWLLARSAQIGGGVLELALSLVLVFFFYRDGPRLADYARQLLERLMHGRADHYLELVAGTVQRVVNGVIGTAAAQALLAFIGLLIAGVPGALVLGILTFVLSLIPMGPPLVWMPASAWLFWQGQYGMGLFLAVWGLLVISGVDNVLKPYLISRGGNLPLVVVLLGVFGGILAFGFMGLFLGPTLLAVAYSLIGDWLANQPPQRHSPHSRDAG
- a CDS encoding DUF4892 domain-containing protein, yielding MLPAHAEVPGSADLDILPRPARAEIVDYRVQDSVERLYPQSALRRISGRLRVDAEIDAVGRLTALTYELSPGHGSGEAFAQVRATLLEQGARALHWCEGRECGASSLWANNVFGNARLYGPDEQQAYLLLQLAAPRQDSLVALYAVTRGTRRAYLHVELLESAAPLGEHLPNAETLLRQLKDVGELTLSGLPSEPDDPWLALLAKVLRLDTGLRVQLSGQDAPAWREALIERGTRAARLESAAAEAPALRLERLR
- a CDS encoding alpha/beta hydrolase; the encoded protein is MSVQVEEVRFNLPHIELAAHLYGPEDGQPVLALHGWLDNAMSFARLAPRLPGLRIVALDLAGHGHSGHRAAGAGYQLWDYALDALLVAEELGWQRFALLGHSLGAIVATLLAAALPERVSRLALIDGLFPLTHEPELAPAKLGEALTAQLAAGRKRKPVYASAERAVEARLRGGYPLSLEAAELLAGRGLVPHAGGYTWRTDPRLTLPSPLRLSPAQAEAFARALRCPTSLVLAEQGLPIRDAHWMAVLESLPITLHRLPGGHHLHLDDEHGAAAVADCFKALFAAP
- the sixA gene encoding phosphohistidine phosphatase SixA, whose amino-acid sequence is MRLWLLRHGQAGPYVHTGDHLRELTERGRQEALHAAGHLLGEELDAILVSPYVRAQQTADLVHGALGRAAALITLDGITPDDDPREALRVLAERRERNLLVVSHQPLLGALAGLLVHGHLQQPVVFNTATLALLEGEMPLAGLMDLRALHHPPSH